The Kitasatospora albolonga nucleotide sequence GATCAGGCCAAGGCCATCAAGGGCGGCCAGCGGATGGGGATGAAGGGGTTCGGCGAGCTCCTGGGGCCGGTCATCGACCTTCCGTGGCGGGCGAGGAAGAAGCTCGTCACCAAGCAGGCCCGCAACGCGTGGAACAACGGCGGTGTGCTGGTGAAGGGCATCACCGAGGACTGGACCCCGCGGCCCACCGACGACTTCACCGAACTCATCGCCCCGGCGATGGACGGCGACGCCGACGCCCGCCACACCCTGGCGGTGGCCGGTGGAGTGGCGCTGATCGCCGACAAACTCCTGACCAGGAACGTCGGTTCCTCCCTGGGTCCCACAAGGGAGAAGGGCGGCGTCCCCTTCCGCTCGGACGTGCACAAGGTCGTCGAAGGGTTGTCACAGCCGACGAACGAGCTCGGCCTGTGGACCCTCGCATCGGCCGCCAACACGTTCCGCGGTGAGGCTCTGCCGCAGAACTCCGTACCCCGGCAGAGCCTCACCGGCAAGGAGCCGGCCCCGTCCGACGAGCGGCCGTACGTGTACTTCAAGGTCGATCTCGGCGCCCCGGACCGTATCGCCCGTGACGCCGATGGGGTGCCGGTGCCGCTGTACGAGTGGGACGTCGTCGCGGCCTCGGAACCGGAGCGCGCGGCCCAGGCGGCACCGGCGGTACGGCCTCCGGCCCCGGCGCCGTCCTCGCCCGGCGACCCCGCCTTCACCAGCACGTCTCCCGGCGAGGTGCCTGCGCCCACCGGCCCGGTGGCGGGGCTGTTCTCCCACAGCACCGAGGACGCGCCGCCCCCGGCCCCTGTCCCGGCCCCCCGCGCCGACGACGCTCCGGTACCTCCCAGCCAGCGCGCCGCCGCGCACCGCAGGGCGCTCCACCTCGGCGTGCAGGGCGCCCGGGACGCACTCGACCATCTGCACTCCCTGGAGCCGGAGGTCGGGGACCACACCCCCACCGTCCCGGTGGACCAGCTGGACGAGCTCCACAAGCTGCTGGTCGGCATCCTGACCGACGTGGAGAACCTCCGGCGCAGGACGGTGGAGACCCACGGTTCGGCGGAGGACACCCCGGAGCCGGAGGAGTCCCAGGAGCAGGAGGAGCCTCAGGCGGTCATCCTGGGCTGACCGGCCGAAGCGGACCGGCGCCGACCCCTCGCACACGGGTCGGCGCCGGTTCACTTCGGCTTCGGACGGATGCCCGGCTTCCGAGGGCGTACGCCGTCGGTACCGGTCGTCGGCTCAGGCGCCCGCGCCCCCGAAGCGCGCCCGGTAGGACTCCAGGTCGTCTTCCGTGATCTTCGCGAAGAGGACCGGCGGGACGGTGAAGGCCGTGCCGGCCGGGACGGTGTCCAGGGACTTCGCCTGCTCGGCGGTCACCCAGGTCGCGGTGTCGTCCGGCAGGGCGAAGGCACCGCGCATGGTGGTGGCCGAGGCCGGGATGAAGGGCTCGGAGACGACCGCGTACAGGTGGATGAGGTTCATCGCCGTCCGCAGGGTCAGGGCCGCGCCCTCCGGGTCGGTCTTGATCTCCAGCCAGGGGGCCTTCTCCTCCAGGTAGGAGTTGCCCGCCGACCACAGGGCCCGCAGTGCCGCGCCGGCCTTGCGGTACTGGAGGGCTTCCATGTGCTCCTCGTACTCGGCCAGGAGGCGGGCGATCTCCTCGCCGAGTCGCGTCTCCGCCTCGCCTGCCGCGTTCCCCGCGGGGACCTCGTCGCCGAAACGCTTGCGGGAGAAGGAGAGCACGCGGTTGACGAAGTTGCCGAGGGTGTCGGCCAGGTCCTTGTTGACCGTGGCGGCGAAGTGCTCCCAGGTGAAGGAGGAGTCGTCGGACTCGGGGGCGTTGGCGATGAGGAAGTAGCGCCAGTAGTCGGCCGGCAGCGTCTCCAGGGCGGCGTCGGTGAAGATGCCGCGCTTCTGGGAGGTGGAGAACTTCCCGCCGTAGTACGTCAGCCAGTTGAAGCCCTTGACGACGTCGACCTTCTTCCACGGCTCGCGTACGCCCAGCTCGGTGGCGGGGAACATCACCGTGTGGAACGGGACGTTGTCCTTGGCCATGAACTGGGTGTAGCGGACGGTGTCGTCGGCCTCGTACCACCACGACTTCCAGTCGCGGACCTCACCGTCGGGGGCGGCGTCCGACCACTCCTTCGTCGCGCCGATGTACTCGATCGGGGCGTCGAACCAGACGTAGAAGACCTTGCCCTCGGCCGCCAGCTCCGGCCAGGTGTCGGCCGGGACCGGAACGCCCCAGTCCAGGTCGCGGGTGATGGCCCGGTCGTGCAGGCCCTCGGTCAGCCACTTGCGGGCGATGGAGGACGACAGCTGCGGCCAGTCGGCCTCGTGCCGGGCCACCCATGCCTCGACCTCGTGCTGGAGCTTCGACTGGAGCAGGAAGAGATGCTTCGTCTCGCGGACCTCCAGCTCCGTGGAGCCGCTGATCGCCGAACGCGGCTCCAGCAGGTCGGTCGGGTCCAGGACGCGGGTGCAGTTCTCGCACTGGTCGCCGCGCGCCTTGTCGTAACCGCAGTGCGGGCAGGTCCCCTCGACGTACCGGTCGGGGAGGAAGCGGCCGTCGACCGGCGAGTACACCTGGCGGATCGCCCGCTCCTCGATGAAGCCGTTCTCCTTCAGCTGCCGCGCGAAGTGCTGGGTGATCTCGACGTTCTGCTGCGAGGAGCTGCGCCCGAAGTAGTCGAAGGCCAGCTGGAAACCGTCGTACACGGCCTTCTGGTCGTCGTGGGCCTGCGCGCAGAACTCGGCCACCGAGAGCCCGGACGCCTTGGCGGCCAGCTCGGCGGGCGTCCCGTGCTCGTCGGTCGCGCAGATGTACAGGACGTCGTGACCGCGCTGGCGGAGGTACCGGGAGTACACGTCCGCCGGAAGCATCGACCCGACCATGTTGCCCAGGTGCTTGATCCCGTTGATGTAGGGAAGCGCGCTGGTTACCAGGTGTCGAGCCATCCTTGGATGCTCCATTTCGTCACTACGGCGCCGGGCGCGGTGCCACGGCTGGGCCGGATCGGGAGGGCGCAGCGGGCGGCGACCGCGTGGAGCGGGCAGCTGCGAACCGCCGTAATCGTATGGCAACCGGGGGCCTGCCCGGCGAGGCGTTTATCCCTCGGACGGGCGGGGCCTTGCTCCTCGGACGAGTGGGGGCCTCACTCCTTGGACGGGCGAGGTGGGGCGCCTTGTCCCTCGGGTTATCCCTCGGGCAGGCGACAGCGGGCGTCGGGTTGGGCCGTTCGGTGGGAATCGGCTTCGGGGGGCGGGGGTCTCGCTGCCCTTCGCGGGGGTGGAATCACCGGTGGGGCAGCGGCGCCCAGGGGCACGATATTCCCTTCAACTTGCCTCTACCTCCACCTAGTTGAGGGTTTATCTACGCGCGGAGCATCCACCCCCGATCGATCATCCGGGCATATCAGACGACTTCTCGCACGGGCATTACCGGCGGGTACCGCGAGCTGCTAGACACGGCATCGCTCCCTTCACCCCCCACCCCCCACACTTCGAAGGATCGGCAGCCATGTCCGTACGCAGAATCTGGGCATCCCTCTCCACCCTCGCACTCGCCGCCGTGGCCGCTCTCGGTGTCGCCGGTACCGCCGTCGCGGCGGACTCGGCATCGGCGGGCGGGTATGTCGCGCTCGGCGACTCCTACTCCTCCGGCGTCGGCGCCGGGAACTACCTCCCCGACAGCGGCGACTGCCGACGCAGCGCCAACGCCTATCCGCAGCTGTGGGCGGCGGCGAACTCCC carries:
- a CDS encoding methionine--tRNA ligase codes for the protein MARHLVTSALPYINGIKHLGNMVGSMLPADVYSRYLRQRGHDVLYICATDEHGTPAELAAKASGLSVAEFCAQAHDDQKAVYDGFQLAFDYFGRSSSQQNVEITQHFARQLKENGFIEERAIRQVYSPVDGRFLPDRYVEGTCPHCGYDKARGDQCENCTRVLDPTDLLEPRSAISGSTELEVRETKHLFLLQSKLQHEVEAWVARHEADWPQLSSSIARKWLTEGLHDRAITRDLDWGVPVPADTWPELAAEGKVFYVWFDAPIEYIGATKEWSDAAPDGEVRDWKSWWYEADDTVRYTQFMAKDNVPFHTVMFPATELGVREPWKKVDVVKGFNWLTYYGGKFSTSQKRGIFTDAALETLPADYWRYFLIANAPESDDSSFTWEHFAATVNKDLADTLGNFVNRVLSFSRKRFGDEVPAGNAAGEAETRLGEEIARLLAEYEEHMEALQYRKAGAALRALWSAGNSYLEEKAPWLEIKTDPEGAALTLRTAMNLIHLYAVVSEPFIPASATTMRGAFALPDDTATWVTAEQAKSLDTVPAGTAFTVPPVLFAKITEDDLESYRARFGGAGA